A single region of the Streptomyces virginiae genome encodes:
- a CDS encoding DEAD/DEAH box helicase, which produces MRPTLAAQALRETTVEYLTTTFALAEPATQQALTDFLTDPADGLFRGPYLRIRRPFRAAEDGWQQHLDWYKDDFWPYAHQAEAFARLTTKGGHVPQPTLVTTGTGSGKTESFLVPVVDHCRRAKAAGKPGIKAVLLYPMNALAGDQADRLGKLLEDERLADVTAGLYIGEASSTANGSPYGRVMVERAEIRRNPPDILITNYKMLDLLLQRQQDAPLWADADLAYIVIDEFHTYDGAQGTDVAMLLRRLGKVVGASEDGRPLGSICPVATSATLGEAPVAADKQVQGGSGPRAMLDVASQVFGTRFPDDSVIGEDRRDLNSFLAPVDLTLPLPSPAELAALPEPAPADHGLDDIARAVLGCDTSDPRELGRRLLAHPLTHQLLGADVDQPLTAEELLGSFPATSAWCVAAAQDPKTAAGALARFIALISVARAPDAPTGQDRPLLLIETHLWVRSLSRVLRFVSPTPVFSWSDADQAAATAVASAAQEERRRKAARSGRLPSAYCRHCGRSGWSAVCPERNPSSLVTAPDDIYRLSAGGGAGKARVRALITATQAEAAEQARRALARSLRRGRRSATHEATVLVLEDNGETLRRVDPDEVFLADGQIAEAPKNGVFVKAWFDNADQDDYAKQDRCPACGQAQGIRFLGAGVAPLASVAVTQLFTGGELPKKDDEGSDRRKTLIFNDSVQDAAHRAGFVASRAWKFSLRALVHEQLAERSAEVPGFDKDGVPLNELIAALVRRASVDKEKLLASVVPPDLHDVDRVKRLLAGKKRLPKGTWDLVGERLAFNTLLEFGLNSRQGRTLELTRTVAAEVYLPDPERAARTAEGLYEEHLRRQLPVDPQDELPAVDGDEDELAPAPKPALPASGPERLRRFEGFVRGLLEHLRVSGGVQHAWLDKFIEGEGRSRYTIWTGRPEGMQAFGRNSDAPAFVLSGARSGRTDFERVDTKESWYTDFAERCLGMDRALAAGYLAELLPRLADREIGALAYRRTGENKAGGNNKGHGVYGLTPGHVRVRPLSDEQTAHAALACPECGWTQTVPPERVEVWQGLPCPLKGCAGELAVPSAQAAGRAARDYRSDYYRRLYREAGPYSVVAAEHTGVLTRKEREEVEKGFRQGVRHTDPNVLSCTPTLELGIDIGQLEAVILASLPPSTAGYVQRVGRAGRSTGNALMVSLADTSPRALYHLSEPRQLIAGRILPPGCFLSAGELLRRQYTAHLLDLAARGRLEGVQPLPDRVTALFGRVGWLRRFEQAVTGRMDLVGEFLDLFPEIGGVPDSGVSRDARKALRRYADGGLAEALQEAEDAWESERAELVDRRAMINEAAEALHENVEDEAREKRNLAREAAAVGKRVQEFAQVGAQAFLVERGLLPNYSLVEDGVRLEAALTRKEPPRRNRANTSDEAPKSQWRTENRVYDRPSESALTELAPGNSYYVRGYRHKIDGFDLGPRPKEGEEDQRSAVVAWRVCQECGYVRTKNAETDTAPCPRCAGPGIGGRTALHHVIVPRKVTSRDKRDDARIIDDHDSRNQRYYSTATAVDIDPAAIKESWRHAGTTFGVDHVREAVIRRFNLGPAKLTRRPDTHFAGAEVSVTPFVVCPLCGGASDREPGHAPVQEELSESLAGRPELAHHRPWCPTRRRDRPVHAEDRRVITATEHKTEALRILLQAATLHVPERLASFSAALHLGLALRYGGDPAHIRSTPSTEPDRESGLTRNYLVLYDSLPGGTGYLQRLVEGEGEEFRAVLAAAQAYLRDCPCKDGRRRACHLCLLGYAPEREYPLLDRQEALWMLDDMLGEDGRSRWAVHPVRKDQAGREAAEEEDRIRFAEQAQSDLERRFIDCLDRWLADPAHQADVGHEETPTGRHGKQFTLRRRDGSPIRWESVAQKPLYAQGTVPDLLLRPMAGETTSDGAPPMSVAIYLDGYRWHASAATNRIAGDAAKRARLRADGTLVWQITWDDVIAWEKELRAQAGRGTTEDDDGVKALLPALAGPSAQAAWPPYPVQGENTPGGKARAVWEKKTRNPAEIDRLYTGAIPALLGFLADPDLGRWRALARLVVGGLMKLAQREDVVDADLKTAVPWIESALRDEATPGVSGQGLRLYPVRDSSGLPFVLIGDTRVQPAGLSALAVLDDRDESVRGDGAAHRRRWKAWLSWGNILQFLDPTGTGRADGLQLARSGLDAFDAGLLAATAVRADGLLTALREELPGTGLLTAGPVQEAGTPAAEPEAAPPSSAAAAPNAAATPTAVERAAWELVLRELSYMGDPAIDALAQALAARGDVRPAEAGWDADGISRPLELAWPDRRIAIVLGEDANDAAYMAECAAAGWEVRAPDGWDEEGLAGLLR; this is translated from the coding sequence ATGAGACCCACACTCGCCGCGCAGGCACTGCGCGAGACCACGGTCGAGTATCTGACCACGACCTTCGCGCTGGCCGAACCCGCCACCCAACAGGCACTCACCGACTTCCTCACCGACCCCGCCGACGGGCTCTTCCGCGGCCCCTACCTCCGGATCCGGCGGCCCTTCCGGGCCGCCGAGGACGGCTGGCAGCAGCACCTCGACTGGTACAAGGACGATTTCTGGCCGTACGCGCACCAGGCTGAGGCTTTCGCGCGCCTGACCACCAAGGGCGGGCACGTCCCGCAGCCGACGCTGGTCACCACCGGTACCGGATCCGGCAAGACGGAGTCCTTCCTCGTCCCCGTCGTCGACCACTGCCGTCGCGCCAAGGCCGCCGGCAAGCCCGGCATCAAGGCCGTCCTCCTCTATCCGATGAACGCCCTCGCGGGGGACCAGGCCGACCGGCTCGGCAAGCTCCTGGAGGACGAGCGGCTGGCCGACGTCACCGCCGGCCTCTACATCGGTGAGGCCAGCTCCACCGCGAACGGCTCGCCGTACGGGCGGGTCATGGTCGAGCGAGCCGAGATACGGCGCAATCCGCCGGACATCCTGATCACCAACTACAAAATGCTGGACCTCCTCCTCCAGCGGCAGCAGGACGCCCCCTTGTGGGCCGACGCGGACCTCGCGTACATCGTGATCGACGAGTTCCACACCTACGACGGCGCCCAGGGCACGGATGTCGCCATGCTGCTGCGCCGTCTCGGCAAGGTGGTCGGAGCCTCCGAAGACGGGCGCCCGCTCGGCTCGATCTGCCCCGTCGCGACCTCCGCGACCCTCGGCGAGGCACCCGTGGCAGCCGACAAGCAGGTACAGGGAGGCTCCGGGCCGCGCGCCATGCTGGACGTGGCTTCACAGGTGTTCGGTACGCGCTTCCCCGACGACTCCGTCATCGGGGAAGACCGGCGCGACCTGAACTCCTTCCTCGCCCCCGTTGATCTGACCCTGCCGCTCCCCTCCCCCGCCGAACTCGCGGCTCTCCCCGAGCCTGCCCCCGCCGACCACGGCCTGGACGACATCGCACGCGCCGTTCTCGGCTGCGACACCTCCGACCCCCGCGAGCTCGGACGGCGGCTGCTCGCGCACCCCCTCACGCACCAGCTGCTGGGCGCCGACGTGGACCAGCCGCTGACCGCCGAGGAGCTGCTGGGCTCCTTCCCGGCCACCTCCGCGTGGTGCGTCGCGGCGGCCCAGGACCCGAAGACCGCCGCCGGAGCACTGGCCCGGTTCATCGCCCTGATCTCGGTGGCCCGTGCTCCTGATGCACCCACGGGCCAGGACCGGCCGCTCCTGTTGATCGAGACGCACCTGTGGGTGCGGTCCCTGTCTCGCGTGCTGCGGTTCGTCTCGCCGACGCCGGTGTTCTCCTGGTCGGACGCCGACCAGGCCGCAGCCACCGCGGTGGCGTCGGCCGCCCAGGAGGAGCGGCGCCGGAAGGCAGCACGCTCGGGGCGGCTGCCGTCTGCGTACTGCCGGCACTGCGGGCGCTCCGGCTGGTCCGCCGTATGCCCCGAACGCAACCCGTCCTCCCTCGTGACGGCCCCCGACGACATCTACCGGCTCAGTGCGGGCGGCGGCGCTGGCAAGGCGCGGGTGCGTGCGCTGATCACCGCCACGCAGGCCGAGGCAGCCGAGCAGGCCCGGCGGGCCCTGGCACGCAGCCTGCGGCGCGGGCGCCGCTCGGCAACCCACGAGGCCACTGTGCTGGTGCTGGAGGACAACGGCGAGACGCTGCGGCGCGTCGACCCGGACGAGGTATTCCTCGCCGACGGGCAGATCGCCGAGGCCCCGAAGAACGGGGTCTTCGTCAAGGCCTGGTTCGACAACGCCGACCAGGACGACTACGCGAAGCAGGACCGGTGCCCCGCCTGTGGCCAGGCCCAGGGCATCCGCTTCCTCGGTGCCGGTGTGGCCCCCCTCGCCTCCGTGGCGGTCACCCAGCTGTTCACCGGTGGCGAGCTGCCGAAGAAGGACGACGAGGGCAGTGACCGGCGCAAGACCCTGATCTTCAACGACTCGGTGCAGGACGCCGCGCACCGGGCGGGCTTCGTGGCGAGCCGGGCATGGAAGTTCTCGTTGCGCGCGCTCGTGCACGAGCAGTTGGCGGAACGCTCCGCGGAGGTTCCCGGCTTCGACAAGGACGGCGTACCGCTCAATGAGCTGATCGCGGCTCTGGTGCGCCGGGCCTCCGTCGACAAGGAGAAGCTCCTGGCCTCCGTCGTGCCGCCGGATCTGCACGACGTCGACCGGGTGAAGCGGCTACTGGCCGGCAAAAAGCGCCTACCCAAGGGCACTTGGGACCTGGTCGGCGAGCGTCTGGCCTTCAACACCCTGCTGGAGTTCGGGCTGAACTCCCGGCAGGGCCGCACCCTGGAGCTCACGCGTACGGTGGCCGCGGAGGTGTACCTCCCGGATCCGGAACGAGCGGCGAGGACGGCCGAAGGACTGTACGAGGAGCACCTGCGGCGGCAGCTGCCCGTGGACCCGCAGGACGAACTCCCGGCGGTGGATGGCGACGAGGACGAACTCGCACCGGCCCCGAAGCCGGCACTCCCGGCCTCCGGGCCCGAACGGCTGCGCCGCTTCGAGGGGTTCGTACGCGGCCTGCTGGAACACCTGCGCGTGAGCGGAGGCGTTCAGCACGCGTGGCTGGACAAGTTCATCGAGGGCGAGGGGCGCAGCCGCTACACGATCTGGACCGGGCGCCCCGAGGGCATGCAGGCCTTCGGCCGGAACTCGGACGCTCCCGCGTTCGTGTTGTCCGGAGCGCGTTCGGGGCGTACCGACTTCGAGCGGGTCGACACCAAGGAGAGCTGGTACACCGACTTCGCCGAGCGCTGTCTGGGCATGGACCGCGCGCTGGCGGCGGGGTACCTGGCCGAGCTGCTGCCTCGGCTGGCGGACCGCGAGATCGGGGCGCTCGCGTACCGGCGTACCGGCGAGAACAAGGCCGGCGGCAACAACAAGGGCCACGGCGTGTACGGGCTCACCCCCGGCCACGTCCGGGTGCGGCCGCTCAGTGACGAGCAGACGGCGCACGCGGCCCTCGCCTGCCCGGAGTGCGGCTGGACGCAGACCGTTCCGCCGGAGCGGGTCGAGGTGTGGCAGGGGCTGCCGTGCCCGCTCAAGGGCTGCGCGGGCGAGCTCGCCGTACCCTCGGCGCAGGCCGCGGGGCGGGCCGCGCGGGACTACCGGTCGGACTACTACCGCCGCCTGTACCGCGAGGCCGGCCCGTACAGCGTGGTCGCCGCCGAACACACGGGTGTGCTGACCCGCAAGGAGCGGGAGGAGGTCGAGAAGGGGTTCCGGCAGGGTGTCCGGCACACCGACCCGAACGTGCTTTCCTGCACGCCTACCCTGGAACTGGGCATCGACATCGGGCAGTTGGAGGCGGTGATCCTGGCCTCGCTGCCGCCGAGCACCGCCGGTTACGTACAGCGGGTGGGCCGCGCCGGCCGGTCGACGGGCAACGCCCTCATGGTGTCGCTCGCCGACACCAGTCCGCGCGCGCTGTACCACCTCTCCGAACCGCGGCAGCTCATCGCGGGCCGCATCCTGCCCCCCGGCTGCTTCCTGTCGGCGGGCGAGCTGCTGCGCCGCCAGTACACGGCGCATCTGCTCGACCTGGCCGCACGCGGCCGGCTGGAGGGCGTACAGCCGCTGCCCGACCGGGTGACGGCGCTGTTCGGCCGCGTCGGCTGGTTGCGGCGGTTCGAGCAGGCCGTGACGGGCCGGATGGATCTCGTGGGCGAGTTCCTGGACCTGTTCCCCGAGATCGGGGGAGTGCCGGACTCGGGTGTGTCGCGCGATGCCCGCAAGGCGCTGCGCCGGTACGCGGACGGGGGTCTGGCCGAGGCCCTGCAGGAGGCCGAGGACGCCTGGGAGTCGGAGCGGGCCGAGCTGGTCGACCGCCGCGCCATGATCAACGAGGCGGCGGAGGCGCTGCACGAGAACGTCGAGGACGAGGCGAGGGAGAAGCGCAACCTCGCCCGCGAGGCGGCCGCGGTCGGTAAGCGGGTGCAGGAGTTCGCCCAGGTCGGCGCCCAGGCGTTCCTGGTCGAGCGGGGTCTGCTGCCGAACTACAGCCTGGTGGAGGACGGGGTGCGGCTGGAGGCCGCCCTCACCCGCAAGGAGCCGCCGCGCCGGAACCGGGCGAACACGTCCGACGAGGCACCGAAGTCGCAGTGGCGTACCGAGAACCGGGTGTACGACCGGCCGTCGGAATCGGCGCTCACCGAGCTCGCCCCCGGCAACTCGTACTACGTCCGCGGCTACCGCCACAAGATCGACGGCTTCGACCTGGGGCCGCGCCCGAAGGAGGGCGAGGAGGACCAGCGTTCGGCCGTGGTCGCATGGCGGGTCTGCCAGGAATGCGGGTACGTCCGCACCAAGAACGCGGAGACGGACACCGCGCCCTGCCCGCGCTGCGCCGGTCCCGGCATCGGCGGGCGGACCGCCCTGCACCACGTCATCGTGCCCCGCAAGGTCACCTCGCGCGACAAGCGGGACGACGCCCGGATCATCGACGACCACGACTCGCGCAACCAGCGGTACTACTCGACGGCCACGGCCGTGGACATCGATCCCGCCGCGATCAAGGAGAGCTGGCGGCACGCGGGTACGACCTTCGGTGTCGATCACGTGCGTGAAGCCGTGATCCGGCGGTTCAACCTGGGTCCCGCCAAGCTGACCCGGCGGCCGGACACGCACTTCGCCGGGGCCGAGGTCAGCGTCACCCCGTTCGTGGTCTGCCCGCTGTGCGGCGGTGCGTCGGACCGTGAGCCGGGGCACGCCCCCGTGCAGGAAGAGCTGAGCGAGTCGCTGGCCGGGCGCCCGGAGCTGGCGCACCACCGGCCCTGGTGTCCCACCCGGCGCCGGGACCGGCCCGTGCACGCCGAGGACCGGCGGGTGATCACCGCCACCGAGCACAAGACGGAGGCGCTGCGGATCCTGCTGCAAGCGGCGACCCTCCACGTGCCGGAGCGGCTGGCCTCGTTCTCCGCCGCTCTGCACCTGGGCCTGGCCCTGCGCTACGGCGGGGATCCGGCGCACATCCGTTCCACTCCGAGCACGGAGCCGGACCGGGAGAGCGGCCTGACCCGGAACTACCTGGTGCTGTACGACTCCCTGCCGGGCGGTACGGGATACCTCCAGCGGCTCGTCGAGGGCGAGGGCGAGGAGTTCCGGGCCGTCCTGGCGGCAGCCCAGGCGTATCTGCGGGACTGCCCCTGCAAGGACGGGCGGCGGCGCGCCTGCCACCTGTGCCTCCTCGGCTACGCCCCGGAGCGGGAGTACCCGCTCCTGGACCGGCAGGAGGCCCTGTGGATGCTCGACGACATGCTGGGCGAGGACGGCCGCAGCCGCTGGGCGGTACACCCTGTACGCAAGGATCAGGCGGGGAGGGAAGCGGCCGAGGAAGAGGACCGGATCCGCTTCGCCGAGCAGGCACAGAGCGATCTGGAGCGGCGCTTCATCGACTGCCTGGACCGCTGGCTCGCCGATCCCGCCCACCAGGCCGATGTCGGCCACGAGGAGACACCGACCGGACGGCACGGCAAGCAGTTCACGCTGCGGCGGCGTGACGGCTCGCCGATCCGCTGGGAGTCGGTGGCCCAGAAACCGCTGTACGCCCAGGGCACCGTGCCCGACCTGCTGCTGCGCCCGATGGCAGGTGAGACGACGAGCGACGGCGCTCCGCCCATGTCCGTCGCGATCTACCTGGACGGATATCGCTGGCACGCCTCGGCAGCCACTAACCGCATCGCCGGCGACGCGGCCAAGCGTGCCCGTCTCCGCGCCGACGGCACACTGGTCTGGCAGATCACCTGGGACGACGTGATCGCCTGGGAGAAGGAACTGCGGGCGCAGGCCGGACGAGGCACGACCGAGGACGACGACGGCGTAAAGGCACTGCTGCCCGCTCTGGCCGGCCCCTCGGCGCAGGCGGCCTGGCCGCCGTACCCAGTTCAGGGCGAGAACACGCCGGGAGGGAAGGCCCGGGCCGTCTGGGAGAAGAAGACCCGGAATCCGGCCGAGATCGACCGGCTCTACACCGGTGCCATCCCGGCCCTGCTCGGGTTCCTCGCCGATCCGGACCTCGGGCGATGGCGTGCCTTGGCACGCCTCGTCGTGGGTGGCCTGATGAAACTGGCCCAGCGAGAGGACGTCGTCGACGCCGACCTCAAGACCGCCGTGCCCTGGATCGAGTCGGCGCTGCGTGACGAGGCCACACCCGGCGTCAGCGGTCAGGGGCTGCGGCTCTACCCCGTGCGGGACTCCTCGGGTCTGCCCTTCGTCCTGATAGGCGACACTCGGGTGCAGCCTGCGGGGCTGAGCGCCCTGGCCGTGCTCGACGACCGCGACGAGTCCGTACGTGGTGACGGCGCCGCACACCGACGGCGCTGGAAGGCCTGGCTGAGCTGGGGGAACATCCTCCAGTTCCTGGACCCGACGGGGACGGGCCGGGCCGACGGCCTCCAGCTCGCCCGCAGCGGACTGGACGCGTTCGACGCCGGCCTGCTCGCAGCGACGGCAGTCCGGGCCGACGGGCTCCTGACCGCGCTCCGCGAGGAGTTGCCCGGTACCGGGCTGCTGACGGCAGGACCGGTGCAGGAAGCGGGCACGCCGGCCGCGGAGCCGGAAGCGGCGCCGCCCTCGTCCGCCGCAGCGGCCCCCAATGCAGCCGCAACTCCAACTGCGGTCGAGAGGGCTGCCTGGGAGCTCGTTCTGCGCGAGCTGTCGTACATGGGCGACCCGGCGATCGACGCGCTGGCCCAGGCGCTCGCGGCGCGCGGCGATGTGCGGCCGGCCGAGGCCGGCTGGGATGCCGACGGAATCTCCCGACCGCTCGAACTCGCCTGGCCCGACCGGCGGATCGCCATCGTCCTGGGCGAAGACGCGAACGACGCGGCGTACATGGCCGAGTGCGCGGCAGCAGGGTGGGAGGTCCGGGCACCCGACGGCTGGGACGAGGAAGGGCTGGCCGGCCTGCTGCGCTAG
- a CDS encoding ATP-binding protein, which yields MMEQPAASTAAPQLSNPTQHFSMRFSSTPRGARLARRLASVRLDSWGYPYDSTAHADVTLLVAELCANAIQHGHVPGRDFRLDLKAVTPTTLRVEVTDTRAERLPTQIHDTALAEHGRGLNIVAALASRWDWGYRPEGGPGKIVWAEYEATKTPVSSAL from the coding sequence ATGATGGAACAACCCGCCGCCTCGACGGCAGCCCCGCAACTCAGCAACCCCACCCAGCACTTCAGCATGCGGTTCAGCTCCACCCCGCGCGGTGCCCGCCTCGCCCGGCGGCTGGCTTCCGTACGTCTCGACTCGTGGGGGTACCCGTACGACAGCACCGCCCACGCCGACGTGACCCTGCTCGTCGCCGAGCTCTGCGCCAACGCCATCCAGCACGGCCACGTACCCGGCCGGGACTTCCGGCTCGACCTGAAGGCGGTCACCCCTACCACGCTCCGCGTCGAGGTCACCGACACCCGCGCCGAACGGCTCCCCACCCAGATCCACGACACCGCGCTCGCCGAGCACGGCCGTGGCCTGAACATCGTCGCCGCCCTCGCTTCCCGCTGGGACTGGGGCTACCGCCCCGAAGGAGGGCCCGGAAAGATCGTCTGGGCGGAGTACGAGGCGACGAAGACACCGGTGTCATCCGCGCTCTGA
- a CDS encoding helix-turn-helix domain-containing protein: protein MVEDALGVDETDGGEGPRPEDEPGTGIVAAFGRQLKLVRVAAGVERAELGARLGYSASSISSYEQGRRIPPPRFIDRADEELGAGGVLKVLKEEVARAQYPAFFRDAARLEAKALALSVYAAIAVPGLLQTEDYARAVFRMQRPLLDDDLIEQRVSARLARQEIYDRRPAPLLSFVVEEFVLRRPIGGREVLLGQLEQILLLGQKRNVEIQVMPVDREDHAGLGGPFNLIDTADGQRIAYTEVQDDSRMYTARAKIHELESRYGIIRSQALTPRESAEFIEKLLGER, encoded by the coding sequence CTGGTGGAAGACGCCCTGGGTGTAGACGAGACGGACGGCGGCGAGGGCCCGCGCCCGGAGGACGAACCCGGGACGGGGATCGTCGCCGCGTTCGGGAGGCAGCTGAAGCTGGTCCGGGTGGCGGCGGGGGTTGAGAGAGCCGAGCTGGGCGCGCGGCTCGGCTACTCGGCGTCGAGCATCTCCTCGTACGAACAGGGGCGCCGGATCCCGCCGCCGCGGTTCATCGACCGGGCGGATGAGGAGCTGGGTGCGGGCGGTGTCCTGAAGGTGCTGAAGGAGGAGGTGGCGCGGGCGCAGTACCCGGCGTTCTTCCGCGATGCAGCGCGGTTGGAGGCGAAGGCCCTGGCGCTCAGCGTGTACGCGGCCATCGCCGTGCCGGGGCTGCTCCAGACAGAGGACTACGCGCGGGCCGTGTTCCGGATGCAGCGGCCCCTGCTGGACGACGACCTCATTGAACAACGTGTGTCGGCCCGCTTGGCGCGGCAGGAGATCTACGATCGGCGTCCGGCTCCGCTCCTCAGCTTCGTGGTCGAGGAGTTCGTGCTGCGCAGGCCCATTGGCGGGCGAGAGGTTCTGCTCGGGCAACTGGAACAGATCCTACTCCTGGGGCAGAAGCGCAACGTGGAGATCCAGGTCATGCCAGTGGACAGGGAGGATCACGCTGGCCTCGGTGGCCCGTTCAACCTGATCGACACTGCGGACGGGCAGCGCATCGCCTACACGGAAGTGCAGGACGACAGCCGCATGTACACGGCTCGAGCCAAGATCCACGAGCTTGAATCCCGTTATGGCATCATCCGGTCTCAGGCGCTCACCCCGCGTGAGTCGGCGGAGTTCATCGAGAAGCTGCTGGGAGAGAGATGA
- a CDS encoding DUF397 domain-containing protein, with product MTVQPNRSVVPESAWFKSSYSGGGGGECVEVATTDGSVHVRDSKTLAGPIVRVSPKAWSGLVALAVAHDA from the coding sequence ATGACTGTTCAACCCAACAGATCCGTGGTTCCGGAGTCGGCCTGGTTCAAGAGCAGTTACAGCGGTGGTGGCGGCGGCGAGTGCGTGGAAGTCGCGACCACCGACGGCTCCGTGCACGTCCGTGACTCGAAGACCTTGGCTGGCCCGATTGTAAGAGTGTCACCGAAGGCGTGGTCCGGCCTGGTCGCCCTGGCCGTTGCCCACGACGCCTGA